The genome window CGAAAAAGAGAAAGAATATAAAGAGATAATAACTCAAAATGTAGGTTTCTTAAAAAATAACGAGCTTATTAGGGATTTGAGCGGTGCGCTTTCTAAGCGTTATAAAGTAGAATATTACGTTAGTAAAAAGTAAAATATTTTAAAAAGGTATTGAATTGGGTACTAAAATTTTAGGCATCGACGTAGGTTCCGTTCAAATTTGCGCAGTCATAGGACAGCATGATGAGACAGGGCTTAAAATAATCGGAATAGGAACCGCAAAAACTCAGGGTATAAAAAAGGGCGTCATAACGAACATCGAACTAGCTTCAAAATCAATAAAAAGCGCTTTAATAGATGCTCAAAGGATAGCCGGCACCCGCTATGAAAAAGTAGTGGTGTCGATCTCGGGAGCTTACACGAAAAGCGTCGAAAGTAACGGCGTAGTAAACGTACCGACATACGAAATCGGCATAAAAGAGATCCACCGCTCAATGTCAGAGTCTGAGCGAAGGGCGCAAATCCATAGCGATTACGAGAAACTACACATACTTCCTTATAATTTCAAAGTAGACGACCAGGAGCATATAGAAGATCCTTTGGGTATGAACGGAAGCAGACTCGAGGTACAAACTCATATCATAATGGCGCAAAAATCATCTCTGAGCAACCTCAGGAAAGCGTTAAATTTGGCTGGGGTCGAGCCTGATAATATCGTGCTTTCGAGCTACGCTTCGGCTATCGCGACGCTAAATCAAGATGAAAAGGATTTGGGCGTAGCATTTATAGATATGGGCGGCGCCACATGCAATATGCTGGTTCATTCCGGAAATTCGATAAGATATAACGAATTTTTAGGTATCGGCTCGGCAAATATCACAAACGACCTTTCTGCTGCACTTCATACGCCTATTTTAAAGGCTGAGGAGATAAAGCTAAGCTACGGTTCTCTTATAAATAAAGCAAACGAGTTAGTCGAAATCCCTCCGATAAACGACGACGGAAAGACGCAGGAAGTATCTCTTGACGTCATCTCAAACGTAATTTATGCAAGGGCCGAAGAGACGCTTATGATACTAGCCAAGATGCTCGAAGATAGCGGATACAAAGCCTCTATAGCGGCAGGCGTAGTACTCACGGGCGGTATGACTAAGCTTGAGGGCATCAGGGAGCTTGCTTCGGTTATATTTGACAATATGCCGGTCCGTATAGCAAGACCGAAAGAGATGGAAGGGCTTTACGAGATTTTACGAGATCCGGCAAATTCTTGCGCGATCGGACTTTGTATGTACGGCGCAGGCTACTTTACGCCTTACGAGATCGACTCCGAAAAGAAAATGCGCTTTAAAGACGAAGCTATCTTAAGAAATAAAAATTTAAAAAATATAGTAGACGATTCGAAATCCAAAAACAAAGACGATAGCAAAAAGCCCGACGAAAATGGAGAGAAAATTTTCAACGGAACGGTTTTGGACGACAACTATATAGACGATTTAAGAATTGACGACGAAAGAACTTTGCAAGACGAACTAAACGAAGATGAGAGCAAAAAAGAGAAAAAACCAAACGTATTTTCTCAAATTTGGAACAAACTAACACAACTATTTTAAAAGGAGACTGAGTTAAGATGGGTAACTTTATGGTAGAAGAGAAAAAACCTTCATACGGCGCTAAGATAAAAGTAGTGGGCGTAGGCGGCGGCGGCGGTAATATGATCAATCATATCATAAGAGAAAGAGGCGGTGAGATGGATATCGAGCTAATAGTCGCCAACACTGACGTAAAGGCGTTAGATAGCTCTTTAGCATTTACTAAGCTTCAGCTCGGAGAAAAGATCACAAAGGGTCTTGGCGCAGGCATGAATCCAGACATAGGAAGCAAGGCTGCTCAAGAAAGCTACGAGGAGATCAAAACTGCTCTTGAGTATTCAGATATCGTATTTGTGGCTTCTGGTCTTGGCGGCGGTACGGGTACAGGCGCAGCTCCTATCGTAGCGCAAGCTGCAAAAGAAATAGGCGCTCTAACTATAGCAGTCGTAACTATGCCGTTTGATTTCGAAGGCAAAAAGCGTTACAACCTAGCTCTAAAAGGCCTTGACGAGCTCAAAAAAGAATCTGACTCTATAGTCGTAATACCAAACCAAAGACTAAAAGCGCTTATAGACAAAAAAGCAGGCATCAAAGAAAGTTTTAAGATAGTTGATAATGTTTTAGCTCGTGCCGTTAGCGGCATGTGTACCATCGTACTTGACTCAGGAAATAGCGATATAAACTCTGACTTTGCAGACGTCAAAAAGGTAATGGAGCACCGCGGTATGGCGCTACTTGGTATAGGCGAATCAGAGGGCGAAGGCGCAGCGCAAGAAGCTATCAAAAACGCAATCCAGTCTCCGCTTCTAAGCGACATCACGATAAACGGTGCCGTCGGCGTTCTAGTTCACTTTAAGTACCACCCGGATTCTCCTTTTAGTGATATCGAAGAGGCAATGTGCTTGATACAAAATTCAGTCGACGACGATGCCGATATCATATGGGGCACAACAAGCGATGAAAGTTTTGAGAACAACAGAGTTCAGGTTACCATTATCGCGACCGGCTTTCAGGGCAGAGAAGATGAAAACCCTACTGTAGCAACTCCTGCTCCTGTTACGATAAATTCTAAAAACTCGTTTTTAGACCAAAGGATAAGCAGACTAAAAGTCAGCGGCGGATACAACAGCGAAGAAGCATCGATAGTTCTTGAAACACCATCTTACATCAGAAACCAAATGGATTAATTAAAAGGATTGGGTCTCCAATCCTTTTTAAATTTGACTGTATTGGTTTTTTAATATCTACAAGACTGTAGAAATTTACCAAGATTACTACTAAAATTTTTAACAATTAAAATTCAAATAGATATAAATCAAGATATATCAAAGAAATCATCACACCAAAGTTTAACATTTGCATTTAACTATGAAACTGCTTGATACCGATAGGCTGTAAAAACAATAAATTTCAGAAGGTGCTTTAGTAGGATTTTTATGCTCAAACTGTATAGCGTAGGTATCGCATAGTTTTTCGGCGCGCCCTACGCGGTGCATCTGGCGAAGCACCATCCGACCTGGCGGCTTGAGGGCAGTGGGGTAGGGTATAAGCTCGGCGGGATTTTGTACGTATTTTGGTGCGAGCGGACGCGGACGAGCGGGTTTTCATGCAGTGTACGTGAGTGAAATTTTGGAAAGGCACAGTGAAAATTTGCTAAATGTATTGCTGTTAGAAAATGGTCGCAAAAACGATAAAAGAGATATTTGGCTAGCAAATTTCTAGCGAGATTGCTTGCCGGCAGGGTTAAATTTGCCGAGCCGGTCTTAAATTAAATATACTCTTTAGTGCGCTTTAGGTCGGTGATTAGCGGAGGATTGTCCTTGTGCATCATCTCTATGAGCCGTTCTACGCGCTGCGTAGTCGGGTCCTCGCGTAGCCAGTCTAGCTCGCGCTACGTGAGGACTCACCATCTGGAGGAGCTCGACTCTGCCGTTTGGTGTATCTATGCCGCCAAGTACCGGATCGGGCGCGAAGGCGACGCCTACGAGTTTCGTGTCCGTATTAAGGCGCAGGGGAGAATTGGTCGGTATGAAATGATAAGCCTCGAACTATTTTTTGCTTTTATAGACGTATTCGGCGAGATTTTGCATGAGGGATATCGCCCAAAAAGGCTCGTTCGGGACCACCTCGTCGCCAAAGGACTCCGCGCCAGGATCGTCCGCAAACGGCGCGATACGCATACTAAACTCAAAGCCCCAACCGCTAAATTCTTCCTGCGCGCTTTGCGGATCGTAGTAAAGCTCGCTAATGCCAAAGCTCACGACGTGGCGGTGCGGCTTGCCTTTGATGGAGTCAAATATACTAACGCTCTCTAGATAATCCTCTCCACCCAGACTCGCATGTAGCCGCGACGGGTAGTGGCGCTCGTTTGCGGGATCGTAGATCTTTTCTATCCCGCGCGCTATCGCGTCCCAGCCGGGCGCGTCATCCTCGCTAAATTTAGCCTCGTACTCTTGCGTCGTCATTTTTGTGCCTTTTAGCGGGTTGCGTTAAGCGCGAGTACTATATATAAAATTTGCAAATTTAAGGGAATGGGGATAAATTTAAAAAGCTAAAATTTACGCCCGTAAGATTTAGGCGTAAATTTCATCCACGATAGTATCTACGAAATCTTGCGGGTCAAATTTGACTAGATCGTTCATCGTCTCGCCGATGCCGATGTAGAGTATCGGCAGCTCCAGCTCGCGCGCGACGCCAAAAAGCGCTCCGCCCTTTGGCGTGCCGTCAAGTTTGGTGATGATGACGCCGTCAAGGCTCACGATTTCGTTAAAGGCCTTTGCCTGCGCTAGGCCGGCGTTGCCCTGAGTGCCGTCGAGGATGAGGATCTTGCGGTGCGGCGCGCCTGCGTAGGCTCTGCCCGCGATGCGGACGATCTTGCTTAACTCGTTAGCTAAATTCGTCTGATTTTGCAGGCGACCGGCGGTGTCGAGGATTACGTTGTCGAGATTTTTAGCGACGGCCGAGCTGATCGCGTCAAAGGCGACCGCAGACGGATCGTGACCCTGCTGCGTAGCGACGATAGGCACGTCCGCTCGCTGCGCCCACTGACGTAGCTGCTCGATAGCTCCTGCTCTAAACGTATCGCAAGCGCCCAAAATAACGTTTTTGCCTTCGTTTTTGTATAAATTCGCAAGCTTTGCGATCGTGGTCGTCTTGCCTGCTCCGTTTACGCCCAAAATAAGCTCCACGAAAGGCCTTCCGCTTTTTGCTTCGCGCTCGTTTTCGTATATGAAGTAGTTATTTAAAAGCCGCTTTAGATCGTCTTTTTTAACCTCGTTTTGCGGCGGCAGGTAGTAGAGGACCTCCTCGACGATTTCATAGGTGATGTCGGCTTCGAGCAGGATCTCTTCTAAAATTTCCTTTGAGATTTTTTTGTCGGCTGGTTTTGACGAGCGGATCGCCGCTAGCGTCTTATCAAGCCCCTTTTTTAAAAAGCCAAACATTAGTTTATTACCTTATTTATATCGCTTTCTAGCATCTCTTCTGGCACGAGCCCGACGTAGTGCGTGGCGTATTCGCCGTTTGGCTTATAAAGCACCATGTATGGGATGCCTACGACGCCGCCTAGAGCTTTTGCGAAGAGGAAGTTATTTTCGCCGTAGCTAACGCCGAAATTTACTTTAAATTTCTTCATAAACGCGTCTATTTCGTCTTTTGACTTATCTTCCATAAGTACGCTTACGATTTTTAGCTTGCCTTTAAATTTATCGCTTAGATTGTTTAGGTGTGGGATTTCTGCTTTGCACGGCGGACACCAAGTGGCAAAAAAGTTAAACAAAATCGCCTCGTCATTGCCCTCGACTTTGAAGCCTTTGTCGAATTTTTGCAGCGTCATCTTGCTCTCGTCCATTAGCGTTAGCTCAAACGGCGCTTCTAGGCTTGCGCTTTGGTTTTGAGTCGGAGTAGACATGGTTGTTGTCGGCGGTGTCGCGTCGCTAGTTTTGTTTGCGTCGCTTTTATTTTCATTGTCGCAACCGCTTAAAAATAGTGCCAAAAATGGTATAATCAAAAGATTTATTTTCATTTAATAATTCCTGCCTAAGATTGATTTTAGGCTTGAATTATACATAAAATTTATGAAACGAGTGTTAAATTTGATAAAAGAAGAGTTTAGGCGTAACGCGAAACGGATTTTGAAAAAAGAGGTTCAAATTTCGGCGCGGGCAAAACATTATAAGATGTTTAAGCCGCTTTTAAATTTGCTAACCGAGCTTAAAGCGAAACGGATTTTGATATTTAATCCTCTTTTGTATGAGCCAAATTTCTACATTTTGAGGCGCGAGCTAGCTAAAAAGTATGAAATTTTCGTTCCATTTATGCTTGGTATTAGTTTAGAAATGGTAAAATCTAGGCTACCGCTTGTGTCTCGGACGAAATTTGGCGTAAAAGAGCCGCTAAGTACCAAGATTTTTAAAAAGCGTATAGACGTAGCTATAGTTCCGACTCTCGGGGTGGACGGAAATATGGCGCGAATAGGGCACGGTAAAGGTTTTTACGATAGATTTTTTGCAAATTTGCCTTACCGACCTACCTTGATATTCGTTGAAATTTTAGACAATTTTACTAATGAAATCATATCCGAAGATCACGATGTTACTTGTGATTTTTACCTGACCCCGAGCAAAATTCACGTAAAAAGAGGAATCTATGATAGAGATTTTAATCGGCTTAGGAACAGGTGCGGTGGGCGCTGGCGCAGGCTATCTCATCGCTAAAAAAATCAACGACGCGAACTACAATATATTTTTAGAGCAGGCTAAAGCAAAGGCTAAAGCGATAGAATTTGAGGCCGAGCGCACGCTAAAAGACGCTAAAATCCAAGTCCAAGAGGCTGAATTTGAAGCCAAGAAAAAATACGACGACAAAACCGTAAAACTACAAAAAGAGTACACGCAAAAATTCGAAGAGATCGGTAAAAAAGAGCAAACTCTGCTAAACGAGCAAGAAATTTTAAACGAAAGCAGAGCCGAGCTAGAAAAATCCCGAAACGAAGCAAAAAGCGTCTATGAAGAAGGGCTTGGGCTAAAAGCAAGCTATCAAGCCAAACTGCAAGAAGCGCTAAAGGTACTAGAGCACGCCGCCGGCCTAACGCAAGAAGAGGCGCGCGAAGAGGTGCTAAAAAAAGTAGAGGAAAAAAGCCGCGCCGAGATCGCTCACATCGTGCGAAAACACGAGGAGGAGGCTAAACGCGAGGCTAAAAAACGCGTGAATTATATTTTGGCGCAGGCTACGTCGCGATTTGCGGGGGAATTTGCCGCCGAGCGCCTAATAAACGTCGTGGATATCAAAAACGATGAGCTAAAAGGCCGTATAATCGGCAAAGAGGGACGCAATATCAAGACCTTGGAAATGGTGCTCGGCGTAGATATCATCATCGACGATATGCCTCACGCCATAACGTTAAGTAGCTTTAACCTTTACCGAAGAGCGATCGCAACGCGCGTGATAGAGCTCTTGGTACAAGACGGCCGCATACAGCCTGCAAGGATAGAGGATCTGCACAAAAAAGTATGTGAAGAATTTGAAGCCTCGATCCTAGAGGAGGGCGAAAATATCGTCATCGACCTAGGTCTTAGCAAAATTCATCCCGAGATAATGAAACTAATAGGCAAGCTAAAATTTAGAGCCAGCTACGGACAAAACGCCCTAGCGCACAGCCTCGAGGTAGCCCATCTAGCCGGCATCATCGCAGCCGAAACGGGCGGAGACGAAAAGCTAGCTAAAAGAGCGGGCTTGCTGCACGATATCGGCAAGGCCTTGACGCATGAATTTGAGGGTAGCCACGTCGATCTGGGCGCTGAAATTTGCAAACGCTACAAAGAACATCCTGTCGTCATAAACGCTATCTACGCCCACCACGGACACGAGGAGGCCACTAGCGTAGAAAGCGCCGCCGTTTGCGCTGCGGACGCTCTAAGCGCGGCTCGCCCTGGAGCTCGTAGAGAGGTGTTAGAGAGCTTCCTAAAACGTGTCGAAGAGATAGAAAACATCGCAAAAAGTAAAGAAGGTATCAAGCAAGCATACGCGATAAACGCGGGCCGAGAGATCCGCGTCATCGCAAACGCCAAGCTCATAAACGACGACGAAGCGGTGCTCGTAGCTAAAGAGATCGCCGCAGAGATCGAGAGTAAGGTGCAGTATCCAGGCGAGATCAA of Campylobacter showae contains these proteins:
- the ftsA gene encoding cell division protein FtsA, with translation MGTKILGIDVGSVQICAVIGQHDETGLKIIGIGTAKTQGIKKGVITNIELASKSIKSALIDAQRIAGTRYEKVVVSISGAYTKSVESNGVVNVPTYEIGIKEIHRSMSESERRAQIHSDYEKLHILPYNFKVDDQEHIEDPLGMNGSRLEVQTHIIMAQKSSLSNLRKALNLAGVEPDNIVLSSYASAIATLNQDEKDLGVAFIDMGGATCNMLVHSGNSIRYNEFLGIGSANITNDLSAALHTPILKAEEIKLSYGSLINKANELVEIPPINDDGKTQEVSLDVISNVIYARAEETLMILAKMLEDSGYKASIAAGVVLTGGMTKLEGIRELASVIFDNMPVRIARPKEMEGLYEILRDPANSCAIGLCMYGAGYFTPYEIDSEKKMRFKDEAILRNKNLKNIVDDSKSKNKDDSKKPDENGEKIFNGTVLDDNYIDDLRIDDERTLQDELNEDESKKEKKPNVFSQIWNKLTQLF
- the ftsZ gene encoding cell division protein FtsZ, whose translation is MGNFMVEEKKPSYGAKIKVVGVGGGGGNMINHIIRERGGEMDIELIVANTDVKALDSSLAFTKLQLGEKITKGLGAGMNPDIGSKAAQESYEEIKTALEYSDIVFVASGLGGGTGTGAAPIVAQAAKEIGALTIAVVTMPFDFEGKKRYNLALKGLDELKKESDSIVVIPNQRLKALIDKKAGIKESFKIVDNVLARAVSGMCTIVLDSGNSDINSDFADVKKVMEHRGMALLGIGESEGEGAAQEAIKNAIQSPLLSDITINGAVGVLVHFKYHPDSPFSDIEEAMCLIQNSVDDDADIIWGTTSDESFENNRVQVTIIATGFQGREDENPTVATPAPVTINSKNSFLDQRISRLKVSGGYNSEEASIVLETPSYIRNQMD
- a CDS encoding suppressor of fused domain protein — encoded protein: MTTQEYEAKFSEDDAPGWDAIARGIEKIYDPANERHYPSRLHASLGGEDYLESVSIFDSIKGKPHRHVVSFGISELYYDPQSAQEEFSGWGFEFSMRIAPFADDPGAESFGDEVVPNEPFWAISLMQNLAEYVYKSKK
- the ftsY gene encoding signal recognition particle-docking protein FtsY, with the protein product MFGFLKKGLDKTLAAIRSSKPADKKISKEILEEILLEADITYEIVEEVLYYLPPQNEVKKDDLKRLLNNYFIYENEREAKSGRPFVELILGVNGAGKTTTIAKLANLYKNEGKNVILGACDTFRAGAIEQLRQWAQRADVPIVATQQGHDPSAVAFDAISSAVAKNLDNVILDTAGRLQNQTNLANELSKIVRIAGRAYAGAPHRKILILDGTQGNAGLAQAKAFNEIVSLDGVIITKLDGTPKGGALFGVARELELPILYIGIGETMNDLVKFDPQDFVDTIVDEIYA
- a CDS encoding TlpA family protein disulfide reductase; translated protein: MKINLLIIPFLALFLSGCDNENKSDANKTSDATPPTTTMSTPTQNQSASLEAPFELTLMDESKMTLQKFDKGFKVEGNDEAILFNFFATWCPPCKAEIPHLNNLSDKFKGKLKIVSVLMEDKSKDEIDAFMKKFKVNFGVSYGENNFLFAKALGGVVGIPYMVLYKPNGEYATHYVGLVPEEMLESDINKVIN
- a CDS encoding 5-formyltetrahydrofolate cyclo-ligase; translation: MKRVLNLIKEEFRRNAKRILKKEVQISARAKHYKMFKPLLNLLTELKAKRILIFNPLLYEPNFYILRRELAKKYEIFVPFMLGISLEMVKSRLPLVSRTKFGVKEPLSTKIFKKRIDVAIVPTLGVDGNMARIGHGKGFYDRFFANLPYRPTLIFVEILDNFTNEIISEDHDVTCDFYLTPSKIHVKRGIYDRDFNRLRNRCGGRWRRLSHR
- the rny gene encoding ribonuclease Y; translation: MIEILIGLGTGAVGAGAGYLIAKKINDANYNIFLEQAKAKAKAIEFEAERTLKDAKIQVQEAEFEAKKKYDDKTVKLQKEYTQKFEEIGKKEQTLLNEQEILNESRAELEKSRNEAKSVYEEGLGLKASYQAKLQEALKVLEHAAGLTQEEAREEVLKKVEEKSRAEIAHIVRKHEEEAKREAKKRVNYILAQATSRFAGEFAAERLINVVDIKNDELKGRIIGKEGRNIKTLEMVLGVDIIIDDMPHAITLSSFNLYRRAIATRVIELLVQDGRIQPARIEDLHKKVCEEFEASILEEGENIVIDLGLSKIHPEIMKLIGKLKFRASYGQNALAHSLEVAHLAGIIAAETGGDEKLAKRAGLLHDIGKALTHEFEGSHVDLGAEICKRYKEHPVVINAIYAHHGHEEATSVESAAVCAADALSAARPGARREVLESFLKRVEEIENIAKSKEGIKQAYAINAGREIRVIANAKLINDDEAVLVAKEIAAEIESKVQYPGEIKVNVIRETRAIEMAK